A segment of the Myxococcales bacterium genome:
CGGCCTGCTCGTGCCGTGGGACCTCTCTTGCGATGGCGTCGAGGACCTGAGCCGTCTCACGCTTCACCGGCGCACTCTTGCGAAGCGCCTCCGACAAGAGCTCGAGCGTCAGTCGTGCGTCGCCCGCGAGGCCGACGGTCACCGGGTAGTTCTTTCCGATTTCGCCCGGGTCGACGTCGATTTGAATGAACGCCCCTGTGGCGCGCAAGCGTTGGCTCCATGCGCTCGAGGCGAACTCGTTCAAGCTAGAACCCACGACGAGGATCACGTCGTCGTCGTCGAGGTAACGGTCCGCGCGAGCGTGGCCGCCCATGCCGAAGGCTCCGAGCGACAGGCGATGGTTCTCGGGAAAGACGGACTTGCCTTTCGGAGAGGTCACCACGGCTGCGTCGAGCTGCTCGGCGAGGCGCAAGAGCTGCCCCTCCGCTCGCGCAAGGGCGACGCCGTGCCCAGCAAATATCGTCGGGCGTTTCGAGCCCCTCAGGAGCGCCGTCGCCCTTTCGATGGCCCCTGCGTCGGGAACCGAGAGCGCGCCGGGCCGGTACCCTTCCGGGTCTTGCACGTCGAAGGGAACGACGGCCCTCGCCAAGTCGGCCGGCACGTTGATGTGCACGGGGCCTGAGCGTCCGCTTGTCGCGGCGCGGAGAGCGTGTCGCAAGATGCGCATCCCGGTCTCTGGCGCGACGATCATCGTCGAGAGCTTGGTGACGGGGCGGAAGATGTCGACGACGTCGATGCCGTGCCACGTGCTCTCTTGAATCGCGCCGAGACCAAACATGCGCGTCGCGACCTGCCCCGTCAGGTACAGCACCGGCAACGAATCGGCGAACGCGCCAGCCACGCCGGTCAAGGCGTTGGTCGCACCGGGCCCCGACGTGACGCAGCAGACGCCTAGGCCGCCGCGCACGCGCGCATACGCGTTGGCCATGAACGCAGCGCCCTCTTCGTGGCGCGCCAGCACGTAACGGATGCGGTTGCGCGCGCGGAGCGCACCGAAAAACGCCGTCAACGGGCCGCCGGGAACACCGAAGATGTGCGTCACCCCCTCGCGCTCGAGCTGCTCCAAGAACTGATGGATGAGGGGCGCTGCCGTGGTCATGCGCGCGAGCATAGTCACG
Coding sequences within it:
- a CDS encoding thiamine pyrophosphate-binding protein, which gives rise to MTTAAPLIHQFLEQLEREGVTHIFGVPGGPLTAFFGALRARNRIRYVLARHEEGAAFMANAYARVRGGLGVCCVTSGPGATNALTGVAGAFADSLPVLYLTGQVATRMFGLGAIQESTWHGIDVVDIFRPVTKLSTMIVAPETGMRILRHALRAATSGRSGPVHINVPADLARAVVPFDVQDPEGYRPGALSVPDAGAIERATALLRGSKRPTIFAGHGVALARAEGQLLRLAEQLDAAVVTSPKGKSVFPENHRLSLGAFGMGGHARADRYLDDDDVILVVGSSLNEFASSAWSQRLRATGAFIQIDVDPGEIGKNYPVTVGLAGDARLTLELLSEALRKSAPVKRETAQVLDAIAREVPRHEQAAELLSEASPVSPPRVMAELRAAMPEDAMLFVDTGNSSLWAGHYFEARAPGTYFIDMGLASMGSSVAGVVGGALAAPGRKAVALTGDAAFAMHGFEVHVAVEMKVPVVWVVLDNAGHGMIQQGERLAFGKDEGFYAFTHRIDSAAVARGLGARGATVSTVAQLQAALKDALDAEGPTVINVLVDESVVAPTLGRRAKSVAEFFGKPDATRGPAGAG